The Helianthus annuus cultivar XRQ/B chromosome 15, HanXRQr2.0-SUNRISE, whole genome shotgun sequence genomic sequence atagttagagtggtgatcagggggaaccattttagaggtttaatacccacataaataccaactcataaccatttttgattcgtcataagactgaatcatttgcaagatattgcaatgacaaccgttagttacgacggttgcgtttataggctaaaactatggaaatgcaaggccaacttggttatgaacgacttacagaagtgtgttcttgattatagagcagaagagaatgcttggaagcacttagaatgatcagagaggtgttgtttgatttgtgtgaatgttatgtgccaaacttggctatttatagccaatgtcaagcatgtatgatcattacaacacctacaacaggtcaggggtgatgggtagatgtcccctaagtgttatgggtcaaatgtagggtgcccatgctccattaattggtgtttgatcgttcaaaagttccaaaagccaagtagttacaaccattttgcatctgggcactttacgcggcccgcatgggagttcccatgcgttttaatgcgggtcgcctaatgGTTATGAAATCAGGCgaattagtgaggaggctcgcggcccgcctcaactaacccttaaccttcacgcgggtcgcctaaggttaagatttcaggatttttaaatctttttgtaatgattacagaatctggccattaataacgaaatctttcgtaatgattcgcctgacctttcggttttgaaggggtaactttgcggtttggccctcggttatttaccgataggggcctcgtgttatttacccgcattataaagtccccggtttatttattaattattcagaaagccttaactttcattattgacgcttttaacccttcttctacgaattcgatcgtaactttctcgtttcatatcgaaacttcgcgaaattcatatatattattttagtgagggtataataccgttacaaagtctttggaacgttaaagggtcactcagaggtattattaaacatgttgacacagttaacccctggagtttgtaatctctcactttcttccgcgtttcatttttgtacgatctataattcattcgtttgaaggtttaagcattatttagggatactatacagtatatttacccttgttgacatttataaccctcgaatttatatactttcaaggtttgtcaaaattagtcctttatttattatagatgccacgtgtaaacaaatgacacgtgttaacacatcattggacacaaaaatttgaggtgttacatgtattgaccggagtacttagtcgttgattatcacaattagttaatcaaaattaacacttatgtctatgtagGTGTCGCgattaaacacatagttgaagttaactgcaaaacctgaaatctggaggaaccatctttTCTCTTATTGATTTACATCACACTTTTTACTCGTTAATTTAGTTATttctcacaatcaaacaaactgaTTTTCCAATTCTGTAGTAGTTAATTGAAACTTTTCATTACAACACTTTCCACAGTCCTCCCTTGGTTCGATACCCTGCTTATtctatactaatagtttaaataggtttttgcatgtccataacgacagacatcaaaatggcgccgttgccggggaggcgtgcgcaaagtgctTAGTGTTAAGTTCTAGTTTAGTTAAAtatacaaaaatccaaaaatagtgtctctTTAGTTTGTTCTGTTTTGTTCGGATTTACGCGAGGTTTtcttgtttgtgtgtttgtgcaGGTGATCTAGGAAGTGTATGCATCATACTCGGAATTCCGGGAAGTCATCACCATTAGTGTTCGACCCAGAGATCGAGAGAACAGTAAAGCATACAAAGAGAGTACTACATCGTGAGAACAGGATTCTTCAATCACCAACATCAACACTCAAGACAATGGAGAACTTAGCAACACCGGAGAAACAACCCGCAACTTCACAACCGCAACAATTCTCGCCAACACCTACCCAACCTTCACCAAACACTaccataccaccaccaccaccaccacaatctACACAACCTACTTCTACATCTCCAGTACCATCATTCTCAACCTTTTTCCCAAACTTTGATAACAATCAACCAACTTCCACCCAAACAACATCTCTTCAACACCCAACTACAACCCAGACTGTCAATTTATAGCAGTCGTCTCCTTACGTTAGAATCATTCCTGATGACACTCCATCACCGATTCAAACTCAAGCACCTAATGCAACATCAATTCAGCAAGCCACTCGACCGGTTATTTCACAGCAAAGTCAGCCAATGCCAAATCTTTATAGATCAACCATCTATGATCAAGGAAATAACTCAGGTGATTATGATGATGGCTATGAGGAATATGATAACTACATGGGTCAAAATGAGAGACAAGTGGTTAACACGGGTAACTATAAGAGGCAAACAGTCGGATTGGGTGCGGCAGAGAGAGTCAATCAAGGGAACGCAGGGTATCAACAATATGTGCAACCAACGCCAATACAACAACAGATACCACAACCATATCATCAACCTGGCCCACTCAATCAGCAGCCTGCTCCGAGAAGGCCGGTGGTGGATATTCCATTACCACCGCCGGCACCTCAGATGCAGGGTCAGGCAAGACCGCTGCCACGAAATTTACACCGACCGGTGA encodes the following:
- the LOC110882700 gene encoding putative uncharacterized protein DDB_G0290521, whose product is MENLATPEKQPATSQPQQFSPTPTQPSPNTTIPPPPPPQSTQPTSTSPQSSPYVRIIPDDTPSPIQTQAPNATSIQQATRPVISQQSQPMPNLYRSTIYDQGNNSGDYDDGYEEYDNYMGQNERQVVNTGNYKRQTVGLGAAERVNQGNAGYQQYVQPTPIQQQIPQPYHQPGPLNQQPAPRRPVVDIPLPPPAPQMQGQARPLPRNLHRPVILPEGIPRRNNQGPVRGIESHFRPAIVNNPSPVVIPQLQGGRSFEVRTQ